CAGTTCTGGGGCGAATGGGGCCATATCGCGATTGTGGCGGCCATATTCGCGCTGGGGCAGTTTCTGGAAGGCAATATCATCACGCCGAAGCTTGTCGGCAATTCCATCGGGCTGCATCCTTTGTGGCTGATCTTCGCCCTGTCGGCCTTCGGGACGCTGTTCGGTTTTGTGGGGATGCTGGTTGCGGTGCCTGTCGCGGCGATGCTGGGTGTGCTTGCACGTTTTGGCATCCAGCAGTACATGCAAGGACCGCTTTACAAAGGGGTCGGCGCCAAGGATCTTCCGCCGGAAGATTTCACCAAGTGAAAAGGCACGACCCGGCCAGACCGGGGGAGGCAGGATGACAGGCAAACAGCTGATATTCGACCTGCCGCTGCGCCAGTCGCAGGGGCGCGAGGATTACTATGTCGCACAGGCCAACGCGCTGGCGCTGGCGATGCTCGACACGCCCGAAAGCTGGACCTCGGGGCGAATGATCCTGACCGGCGATGCCGGCGCGGGCAAAACCCATCTGGCGCAGATCTGGGCCGATGCGAACCGCGCGCCGCTGATCCCCGCCGCCGAATTGCAGAACTATGATGCGCCCTGGCTGGCAACAGCGGGCGCAATCGTCGTGGATGACGCCAATCACATCGCGGGCACCCGCGAACGCGAATCACTGCTGTTCCACCTGTGCAATCTGTGTCAGGCGGAGGGGGTGAAGCTTTTGCTGACCGCCCGCACCGCGCCGCGTGACTGGGGGCTTGTGGTG
The sequence above is drawn from the Thioclava sp. GXIMD4216 genome and encodes:
- a CDS encoding DnaA/Hda family protein — encoded protein: MTGKQLIFDLPLRQSQGREDYYVAQANALALAMLDTPESWTSGRMILTGDAGAGKTHLAQIWADANRAPLIPAAELQNYDAPWLATAGAIVVDDANHIAGTRERESLLFHLCNLCQAEGVKLLLTARTAPRDWGLVVPDLRSRMEATTSAKIMPPDDALLAAVLVKMFADRQIHVPVTLIPWLVSRMDRSLATARALVAALDARSLSEKRAITRSLASDVLDSLGLHEED